CAGGTGAGGTCTGGGGTGTGACTACATCTGGCTGATTCTTTGCTTCAGGGCCAGGACCTCGCTCTCGATCTCGTGGGGGAGGTCGGCGTTCACCTGCCCCTCCAGGTACTTCTGGATGtcttccacctcctcctcccagaACTCCTTGGAGATGTGGAAGAGCTCCTTCACGCTGACGTCCCCCAGGCCCCGAAGGTCCAGGGCGTCCTCGTCCGGGATGTAGCCGATGGGCGTGAGCTTGGCGCCCCCTTCCCCGCCAACGCGGTTGAACATCCACTCCAGCACCCTGGAGTTCTCGCCGAAGCCCGGCCAGAGGAACCTGCCGGCCTTGTCCTTCCGGAACCAGTTGACGTGGAAGATCTTGGGCAGCTTGGCCTCAGGGCGCTGGGCCATGCTGAGCCAGTGCGCCAGGTACTGGCCGAAGTTGTAGCCGAAGAAGGGCCGCATGGCGAAGGGGTCGTGCATGATGACTTTGCCTGTTAACAGAGGGGCTCTGTTGGTAAATGACGCCTCAGAGGACGCTGTTGGCACGTTTACTGTTGACACGGCCACTTGGCTTTCTCCACCTCTctacacagagagacacagggagacagagacagagagggaacacagagacagagacacagagacagagatagagaaacagagccagagagagacgaagacagacatgcacagacagagaggcacagagagagagagagacacagaggcaaagaggcacagagacacagagacacagagacagagacagagacagagagccaCAGAGACAGAGCAGTCCATCTCCCTTCTCGGCGGCTCCAGATTCTGGCCGGACTCACCCCTGTGTTCTGCCGCTGCCGTGGCCTCCGATCTCATGGCCGCACCCACAAACACGCCATGCTGCCAGCTGAGGGCCTCATAGACCAGAGGGACACCTTTAGCAGGAGAAAGAAACGTTCTTTACAGGCCTTGACACCCAGACCCCTCGGCCGGCGATGCCATCTCACAGATGGAAAGACACAGCTGTGTGCTGTCTTTCTAACTGAGCTAATTCTGCATCCCCAGAGCTAAGGGCAGATGCCGCCACGTCAAGTTACGGCAGGAGGTCACGCAGCCGAAGTCAATCTGGGGGCGGCATCACAGGACCAAGGATCCAGAAGGTCTAGGCGGCCAGAAAGTATGTTCTAGCCTGGGGCTTGCTCATTACCCTGCCGTTTGGGAATGGAAGCTCTGCATCCCTGACACCCTCCGACAAGGTCACGGCAAAGGGGAGAGTGCGCCACGTCCTCTGGTCCCCAGCCCAAATGCAGGGGAGCCTCACCAACAGGTCGGCGCCCTCCGAAGATGATGGCCTCGATGGGCACGCCATCCGGAGACTCCCAGTCAGGGTCAATGATGGGGCACTGGCTGGCAGGGGTGCAGAACCGCGAGTTGGGGTGGGCGCAAGGCTCCCCTACAGCAGCAAGAGAGGAGAGGCCCTGAGCGTCTGGCCCGACACACACGCCCGTGGGCTGGGGCCCCAGGCCTCccagggggggcggggggcgcttACCATCCTTGGGGTCCCACTCCTTGCCCTTCCAGGAAATGAGCTTGATGCCCGGGGCCAGTGGCTGGTCAATGCCTTCCCAGTAAACGCCCCCATCGCTGGTCTCGGCCACGTTGGTGAAGATGGTGTTCTTCTGGATGGTCTTGATGGCATTGGGGTTTGTCTTCACAGAGGTTCCAGGAGCGACACCAAAAAACCCGTTCTCTGGGTTGATGGCCCGCAAGTTACCTGGAAAGTTTTAAACCAGGTAGTAGAAGTAAATACCAAGCAAAGCATAACATATATTCTCATATCTTGCCAGGCTAATATCTGTACCAAATTctcaagtcttttatttttatcctcctGCCTAgaatctatttctcttttttcatcccAGCATTATCAGTCAACTCTGATTCTTTCTTCCACACCAGTTTCCcaccaagctttttttttttttttagtctttattgaatttgttacaatattgcttctgttttatattttgggtttttggcccgaaggcatgtgggatcttagctctccaaccagggatcgaacctgtaccccttgcactggaaggtgaagtcttaaccattggaccgccagggaagtcccccagcaagctattttaatcaatttattatACAAACAAACAGCAATATAGGGTCCCATTTCAATCCAGATTTGATATGAGATTAAAGAATGCTGATGGAATACATCTGTCTGAGCTTTTGCAAGAACTGAAATAACTGAATTAAAAATCCAAACGCTGTGGATTTAAGAGAATTTGGTACGTTCTGAAAGCCAAAACTTCACTTAGGTTCAATTATCATCAACAACACTTGGGCCTAAAAGAGTCACCTTGCTGGTCAAATTTCATCCAGGCGATGTCATCCCCCACACACTCTACTTTCCACCCTGGGAGGGTGGGGTTCATCATGGCCAGGTTGGTCTTCCCGCAGGCGCTGGGAAAGGCAGCCGCGAAGTACTTCTTCTGGCCCTTGGGGTTGGTTATGCCCAGAATCTGTCGGAGGCAAGATTTCTCCTTAAGCACTTCGTTCCTTTCTGCCCCAGAGGTGCACGCTTTAGTCTGGGAGGGTGTCTCCATCATTGTTACTGATGGAATTTCTAGACCTGTCCTTGGAGCAGGGTCGGAACTCTAAAGCGGTAGGGGTTCACCACTTCCCCTCCTCTGCCCGACCCTCTACAGCGCGCAGTTAGAATTTCCTGCTTCTTACCAGCATGTGCTCTGCCAGCCACCCCTCCTCCTTGGCCAGCCGGCTGGCCATCCTGAGAGCAAAGCACTTCTTCCCAAGGAGCGAGTTCCCGCCGTACCCACTCCCGAAGGAGATGATTTCTCTGCGGTCGGGCAGGTGGGCGATGAGTGTCATCTCCGGGTTGCAGGCCCAGttgttaaccaaaggctctgcacgGGAGGACACGCCCACATCAGTGTGCACCGTCCCCGCCTGGGTTTAAGCCGAAGCTTgctttttgctgtttgttttttttcagttctagcttttgattttgaAACAATATGCTTACTTTGTAAAGGCAAAGGGCACCCCACGGAATGGAGGCATTTGACAAACTCCCCGTCCCCCAGCGCTTCCAGGACGGGCGTGCCCATTCGCGTCATGATGCGCATGCTGGCCACCACGTAGGGCGAATCTGTCAGCTCAACGCCGATCCTGGACAGAGGCGAGCCCAGGGGCCCCATGCTGAATGGGATGACGTACATGGTGCGACCTGCG
The sequence above is a segment of the Orcinus orca chromosome 16, mOrcOrc1.1, whole genome shotgun sequence genome. Coding sequences within it:
- the PCK1 gene encoding phosphoenolpyruvate carboxykinase, cytosolic [GTP], coding for MPPQLSGGLSCSARVVQGTLDSLPQAVREFVESNAKLCWPDQIHICDGSEDENRQLLGRMEEEGVIKRLRKYDNCWLALTDPRDVARIESKTVIITQEQRDTVPIPKTGLSQLGRWMSEEDFEKAFNARFPGCMKGRTMYVIPFSMGPLGSPLSRIGVELTDSPYVVASMRIMTRMGTPVLEALGDGEFVKCLHSVGCPLPLQKPLVNNWACNPEMTLIAHLPDRREIISFGSGYGGNSLLGKKCFALRMASRLAKEEGWLAEHMLILGITNPKGQKKYFAAAFPSACGKTNLAMMNPTLPGWKVECVGDDIAWMKFDQQGNLRAINPENGFFGVAPGTSVKTNPNAIKTIQKNTIFTNVAETSDGGVYWEGIDQPLAPGIKLISWKGKEWDPKDGEPCAHPNSRFCTPASQCPIIDPDWESPDGVPIEAIIFGGRRPVGVPLVYEALSWQHGVFVGAAMRSEATAAAEHRGKVIMHDPFAMRPFFGYNFGQYLAHWLSMAQRPEAKLPKIFHVNWFRKDKAGRFLWPGFGENSRVLEWMFNRVGGEGGAKLTPIGYIPDEDALDLRGLGDVSVKELFHISKEFWEEEVEDIQKYLEGQVNADLPHEIESEVLALKQRISQM